From the genome of Ptychodera flava strain L36383 chromosome 20, AS_Pfla_20210202, whole genome shotgun sequence, one region includes:
- the LOC139119580 gene encoding uncharacterized protein KIAA1958-like, giving the protein MQRKKNTIRSTNTAVKQFSLWLKAMKPNEHRPLLEIQPTDLDSYLAGYFLGTRQSDGPDTLTGYQRGIDRFLQEVNYGHSIIRDDEFKRSRKCLAAKRSQLKKLGMGNKPNAADALTSEEEAIFVEKGIVGRNNPESLFYAVWLNNTKILGFRGGQENRQLVWGDITLKATPNGSEYLEFNERETKTRHGKIGAIRQFSPKIVPSGSCRHGPHHTLAYGSCVMLPMTSLVVTHLYSQLILSDNL; this is encoded by the coding sequence atgcagagaaagaaaaataccATCAGAAGTACCAACACTGCCGTCAAACAGTTCTCACTGTGGCTGAAGGCAATGAAACCGAACGAGCATCGACCACTCCTTGAAATTCAACCAACCGATCTCGATTCGTATTTAGCAGGCTATTTCCTGGGTACGAGACAGAGTGATGGTCCGGACACACTGACTGGCTACCAACGTGGGATAGACCGGTTTCTCCAGGAGGTTAATTACGGACACTCTATAATCAGAGATGACGAGTTTAAAAGATCGCGCAAATGTCTGGCCGCAAAACGTTCTCAACTGAAGAAACTAGGCATGGGAAACAAACCTAATGCAGCAGATGCCCTGACCAGCGAGGAGGAAGCGATCTTTGTGGAGAAAGGCATCGTTGGACGAAACAATCCTGAGTCCCTGTTTTACGCGGTGTGGttaaacaacacaaaaatactTGGCTTTCGGGGTGGACAGGAAAATCGTCAACTAGTATGGGGTGACATCACGCTCAAAGCAACGCCGAATGGATCTGAATACCTCGAATTTAACGAACGCGAAACTAAAACACGGCACGGAAAGATTGGGGCGATCCGGCAATTCAGCCCCAAGATCGTGCCGTCAGGATCGTGCCGTCATGGGCCGCATCACACACTCGCCTACGGCTCGTGTGTGATGCTGCCCATGACGTCACTCGTAGTAACGCATCTCTACTCACAATTGATATTGAGCGATAACCTCTAA
- the LOC139119656 gene encoding calcium-activated chloride channel regulator 2-like, whose protein sequence is MAVSEWSAQNVSPPKAAILNAAVTRGFTPVIGAMVVATIERPAGGPLTYTLRDNGAGADVTQEDGIYSMYFTDFNGTGRYSAKVEVENDGESTVVSPSKVTGFGSPIDPNVDSGDEDDTAPEDVSTGSFQRIATGGSLTCDSTECTYAAYRDFYPPARIDDLSVRRKNSDKGQVTFQFTAPGDDLDQGNATSYEFRVHQDFKTMLREFNKTNLVDREMVIEGDLLAPKPAGQTEEFTIEIKANTDSTVYVFSLVANDDYGNTSPQSNIVTVSLDPKSGIRMPVVAIVIIVLVAFVIIAVSALIICVKCKTKSKVTAGNVVP, encoded by the exons ATGGCAGTGTCAGAATGGAGTGCGCAGAATGTCTCACCGCCAAAGGCCGCCATCCTGAACGCCGCCGTCACTCGAG GTTTTACTCCTGTTATCGGCGCCATGGTTGTAGCGACTATAGAAAGACCAGCAGGTGGTCCTTTGACGTATACACTTCGCGATAACGGAGCAGGTGCAGATGTAACCCAGGAAGATGGGATTTATTCCATGTACTTCACGGACTTCAACGGAACTGGAAGATACAGCGCAAAG GTCGAAGTGGAAAACGACGGGGAATCAACCGTGGTGAGTCCAAGCAAGGTAACTGGGTTCGGATCACCGATTGACCCAAACGTTGACAGCGGTGACGAAGACGATACGGCACCGGAAGATGTCTCAACAGGGTCTTTCCAAAGAATAGCGACCGGGGGAAGCCTTACCTGTGATAGCACTGAATGCACAT ATGCTGCGTATAGAGACTTCTACCCGCCAGCAAGAATTGACGATTTGAGTGTTCGCAGGAAGAATTCCGACAAAGGTCAGGTGACTTTTCAGTTTACAGCACCAGGTGATGATCTGGATCAAGGAAATG CTACCAGTTACGAATTCAGGGTACACCAGGACTTTAAAACGATGCTGCGCGAGTTTAATAAGACCAACCTGGTGGATCGCGAGATGGTCATTGAAGGTGATCTTTTGGCGCCAAAACCGGCTGGTCAGACTGAAGAATTTACCATCGAGATAAAGGCAAACACAG ATTCGACTGTATACGTGTTTTCTTTGGTTGCCAACGACGACTATGGTAACACTTCACCGCAATCGAACATCGTGACGGTGTCTCTCGATCCCAAATCCGGCATACGTATGCCTGTCGTCGCAATTGTGATCATCGTCCTTGTCGCCTTCGTCATAATTGCAGTGTCTGCTCTGATCATTTGTGTTAAATGCAAAACTAAATCAAAGGTAACAGCGGGAAATGTCGTACCCTAA
- the LOC139119579 gene encoding calcium-activated chloride channel regulator 4-like: protein MCSKVDIVWLIPALVSLSWINNEVDCCMHSSGIQQQISLNNNGYTGILIGIDEGVAENQELVEKIKEVFTAGSADLYTATRNRSYFKEITISVPKNWSDSLTYDPLTYERYDKSNIIIAEGQSGPYVAGVPECGVSGRYMHLTPQYILDPLEQRRYGTAGKLVVHEWGHLRYGVYDEYPRRSRDPIYYTSSSGTVEATRCSLGIQGEWSPECQVQNGEPTTGEDDGCRFLDSRQTGGYSASIMYKQFLPYVSF from the exons ATGTGCTCCAAGGTCGACATAGTGTGGTTGATACCTGCGCTAGTTTCTCTGTCATGGATCAACAATGAAGTTGACTGTTGTATGCATTCCAGTGGAATACAACAGCAAATATCCCTCAACAATAACGGGTATACAGGCATTCTCATCGGCATAGACGAAGGTGTGGCTGAAAATCAAGAGCTGGTTGAAAAAATCAAAGAGGTGTTCACGGCTGGGTCGGCCGATCTCTACACGGCAACGAG AAACCGTTCGTACTTTAAAGAAATCACAATCTCAGTTCCGAAAAATTGGTCTGACTCTCTAACCTACGACCCATTGACCTATGAAAGATACGACAAGAGTAATATCATCATTGCAGAAGGTCAAAGTGGACCCTATGTAGCTGGTGTACCAGAATGTGGGGTCAGTGGTAGATACATGCATCTCACGCCACAGTACATACTGGATCCATTAGAGCAAAGGCGATACGGAACCGCCGGAAAG TTGGTCGTTCACGAGTGGGGTCACCTTCGTTACGGTGTTTACGACGAGTATCCAAGAAGATCAAGGGACCCAATATATTATACATCAAGTAGTGGAACCGTCGAGGCAACTCGTTGTTCACTGGGTATCCAAG GAGAATGGTCCCCAGAGTGTCAGGTGCAGAATGGTGAACCGACAACGGGAGAAGATGATGGTTGTCGCTTTCTTGATTCTAGACAAACTGGGGGATACAGCGCTTCCATCATGTACAAACAGTTTCTACCCTACGTGAGTTTCTAA
- the LOC139119578 gene encoding calcium-activated chloride channel regulator 1-like has protein sequence MMDFCDTEDNADSSGMVHNYEAPTKQNVGCNYKSVWEVLNDHVDFRDDTNPPRSVASTVPTFKVVKRQCKRTVLVLDISGSMASYGRIYRLEQAVVNYINNDVQDGEYLGMVVFNSTAAVKSLLVEMNDEQRESMLLLVPGPGDVDGATSIGAGLLQGIEVLEQNGQNPNGGILLVVTDGEENTSPFIDDVLSEIQEKLITVDTIAIESEASIKLENLSSTTCGMSFFYSEGSNALKEAFSTSAQRDQEISSLPITLYSNSLTVYSSDNLVFHIDSTIGDKTKIVVDYIEYIGYNDTAIELTLELPDGSFITKNSPAYTLDSLFKIVTIQIPGLAQVKIVI, from the exons ATGATGGACTTTTGTGACACCGAGGATAATGCTGACTCGTCTGGCATGGTTCACAACTACGAAGCGCCTACCAAACAAAACGTCGGATGTAACTATAAGAGTGTTTGGGAG GTTCTGAACGACCATGTAGATTTCAGAGATGATACCAATCCACCACGATCAGTAGCATCAACTGTGCCGACTTTCAAGGTTGTCAAACGTCAATGCAAGAGAACTGTTCTTGTCCTTGATATTTCGGGCAGCATGGCAAGTTATGGACGTATCTATAGACTCGAAcag gCTGTTGTCAACTACATTAACAACGACGTTCAGGACGGTGAATACCTCGGTATGGTAGTTTTCAACAGCACAGCTGCTGTCAAATCCCTATTGGTGGAAATGAACGACGAACAGAGGGAGTCCATGTTGCTACTGGTCCCAGGTCCCGGAGACGTTGACGGGGCGACGAGCATAGGGGCAG GACTTCTCCAAGGTATAGAGGTACTTGaacaaaatggtcaaaatccCAACGGCGGAATCTTATTGGTTGTTACTGACGGCGAAGAGAACACATCACCTTTCATTGATGATGTACTTTCCGAG ATTCAAGAGAAGTTAATTACCGTTGACACCATAGCTATCGAAAGTGAGGCATCAATTAAGCTGGAAAATCTTTCTTCGACCACTTGCGGAATGTCGTTTTTCTATTCGGAAGGTTCAAACGCCCTTAAGGAAGCATTTTCAACAAGTGCCCAAAGAGACCAAG AAATATCCTCGTTACCAATCACTTTGTACAGCAATAGTCTGACAGTATACTCCAGCGACAATTTGGTATTTCACATTGATTCCACTATTGGCGACAAAACCAAGATTGTTGTTGATTACATTGAATACATTGGTTACAACGACACAGCCATAGAACTGACGTTAGAATTGCCAGATGGGAGCTTCATAACGAAAAATAGTCCAGCGTATACACTTGACAGTCTGTTTAAAATAGTGACGATCCAAATACCCGGCCTGGCACAGGTAAAAATAGTAATATAG